Proteins encoded together in one Planctomyces sp. SH-PL14 window:
- a CDS encoding serine/threonine protein kinase produces the protein MRWPWNLFKNGHASANASPSAVRMTWATSRVGRSISRTGLLLRKQLWVFPLLAIAFLGLGGFFVRAAIERTMKNNLGSQLQTLLGVETSMLQTWFKVQEANALAQANDAQVREQIEELLKLTDPDAGEVTTGTLRTSPIHKLIHKELAPTLSTHDYFGYFVSDKTGTIISSDAPELIGVAERPIQIEQLVAKVLNGDTVVIPPVASRVLMKDENGKLRSGVPTMWVCAPVRDATFQPIAVLGLRIRPEREFTGILQLGQFGESGETYAFDHTGRMVSNSRFDESLALLGLIPDEAGQHSLLNVLVRDPGGDLTAGYRPTQRRAKLPLTHMAAEALAGRDGIDLEGYRDYRGVPVVGAWAFLPHYQIGIATEIDRAEAFRPLAILQWTFAGLQTLLALAAVAIFVFSIIVARMQRAAQKAALETQKLGQYTLEKKLGSGAMGIVYKGHHAVLRRPTAIKMLQVDRVNEGTIERFEREVQLTCQLNHPNTVAIYDYGRTPEGLFYYAMEYLDGIDLQALVEKYGPQPEGRVIRILEQICGSLYEAHSLGLVHRDIKPANIMLNRRGGEPDVAKVLDFGLVKAVDEEKQTNLTAAGSLTGTPLYMSPEAIQSPNSVDPRSDLYAVGAVGYYLLTGKPVFDAQNIVDLCQRHVTEIPVVPSVRLGRAVSPELEAALMACLEKSRAKRPQTGRDLAASLSRVPTSQSWSIDEADAWWGRHERSVITGKPSDTAVPPAGSAITSTASYAQTVVTNE, from the coding sequence TTGCGCTGGCCCTGGAACCTCTTCAAAAACGGACACGCCTCCGCCAACGCCTCGCCCTCCGCGGTCCGCATGACCTGGGCCACGAGCCGCGTCGGCCGCTCCATCTCCCGCACCGGCCTCCTCCTCCGCAAACAACTCTGGGTCTTCCCCCTCCTCGCCATCGCCTTCCTCGGCCTCGGCGGCTTCTTCGTCCGCGCCGCCATCGAGCGGACCATGAAGAACAACCTCGGCTCCCAGCTCCAGACCCTCCTCGGCGTCGAAACCTCGATGCTCCAGACCTGGTTCAAAGTCCAGGAAGCCAACGCTCTCGCCCAGGCCAACGACGCCCAGGTCCGCGAACAGATCGAGGAGCTCCTCAAGCTCACCGACCCCGATGCCGGAGAGGTCACCACCGGCACGCTCCGCACCTCCCCGATCCATAAACTCATCCACAAAGAGCTGGCCCCCACCCTCTCCACTCACGACTACTTCGGCTACTTCGTCTCCGACAAGACCGGCACCATCATCTCGTCGGACGCCCCGGAGCTGATCGGCGTCGCGGAACGGCCCATTCAGATCGAGCAGCTCGTCGCCAAGGTCCTGAACGGGGACACCGTCGTCATCCCCCCCGTCGCCAGCCGGGTCCTGATGAAGGACGAAAACGGCAAGCTCCGCTCCGGCGTCCCCACCATGTGGGTCTGCGCACCGGTCCGCGACGCCACCTTCCAACCGATCGCCGTGCTCGGCCTGCGCATCCGCCCCGAACGCGAGTTCACCGGCATCCTGCAGCTCGGCCAGTTCGGCGAGTCCGGCGAGACCTACGCCTTCGACCACACAGGCCGGATGGTCTCCAACTCCCGCTTCGATGAAAGCCTCGCCCTGCTCGGACTGATTCCCGACGAAGCGGGGCAGCATTCGCTTCTCAACGTCCTGGTCCGCGATCCCGGCGGCGACCTCACCGCGGGTTACCGCCCCACGCAGCGCCGGGCCAAGCTGCCGCTGACCCACATGGCGGCCGAAGCCCTCGCCGGACGCGACGGAATAGACCTCGAAGGATACCGCGATTACCGCGGTGTTCCGGTCGTGGGGGCCTGGGCCTTCCTGCCGCATTACCAGATCGGCATCGCAACCGAGATCGACCGGGCCGAAGCCTTCCGGCCGCTCGCGATCCTGCAGTGGACCTTCGCCGGGCTCCAGACGCTGCTGGCCCTCGCGGCGGTCGCCATCTTCGTCTTCAGCATCATCGTGGCCCGGATGCAGCGGGCGGCCCAGAAGGCGGCCCTCGAGACGCAGAAGCTCGGGCAGTACACGCTCGAGAAGAAGCTGGGCTCCGGCGCGATGGGGATCGTCTACAAGGGACACCATGCGGTGCTGCGGCGGCCGACCGCCATCAAGATGCTGCAGGTCGACCGCGTGAACGAAGGGACGATCGAGCGGTTCGAGCGGGAGGTGCAGCTCACCTGCCAGCTCAACCATCCCAACACCGTCGCGATCTACGACTACGGGCGGACGCCGGAGGGGCTGTTCTATTACGCGATGGAGTACCTGGACGGGATCGACCTGCAGGCGCTTGTCGAGAAGTACGGGCCGCAGCCGGAGGGGCGGGTGATCCGCATTCTCGAGCAGATCTGCGGATCGCTCTATGAGGCGCACTCGCTGGGGCTGGTCCATCGGGACATCAAGCCGGCGAACATCATGCTGAACCGCCGCGGCGGGGAGCCGGATGTCGCCAAGGTGCTGGACTTCGGTCTCGTGAAGGCCGTTGACGAAGAGAAGCAGACGAACCTGACGGCGGCGGGGTCGCTGACGGGGACTCCGCTCTATATGTCGCCCGAGGCGATCCAGTCGCCGAACTCTGTTGATCCGCGGAGCGACCTGTATGCAGTGGGGGCAGTGGGGTATTACCTGCTGACGGGGAAGCCGGTCTTTGACGCGCAGAACATTGTGGACCTGTGCCAGCGGCACGTGACGGAGATCCCGGTGGTGCCGTCGGTGCGGCTGGGGCGGGCGGTTTCGCCGGAGTTGGAGGCGGCGTTGATGGCGTGTCTGGAGAAGTCGCGGGCTAAGCGGCCGCAGACGGGTCGGGATCTGGCGGCGAGTCTGTCGCGGGTGCCGACGTCGCAGTCATGGTCGATTGACGAGGCGGATGCGTGGTGGGGGCGGCATGAGCGGAGTGTGATTACGGGGAAGCCGAGTGATACGGCCGTTCCGCCGGCGGGTTCGGCGATTACGTCGACGGCGAGCTACGCGCAGACGGTCGTGACGAACGAATAG
- a CDS encoding BlaI/MecI/CopY family transcriptional regulator produces the protein MSHSPGPDVTETELAMLQVLWDQGEATRRQVTDALYPGGGDSHYATVQKLLERLEKKDFVRHDRRDGILVFQPCVDRDEFIRRRLQGLADSLCGGVVAPLVMNLVRTQPLSTAEIDELYAFLGEQRRERERSGTKRSGSSKSNGSKSK, from the coding sequence GTGTCCCACTCTCCCGGGCCCGATGTCACCGAAACCGAGCTCGCCATGCTCCAGGTCCTCTGGGACCAGGGCGAAGCGACTCGCCGCCAGGTGACCGACGCCCTCTATCCCGGCGGCGGCGACTCCCACTACGCCACCGTCCAGAAACTCCTCGAGCGGCTCGAGAAAAAGGACTTCGTCCGCCACGATCGCCGCGACGGCATCCTGGTCTTCCAGCCCTGCGTCGACCGGGACGAATTCATCCGCCGCCGACTCCAGGGGCTCGCCGATTCCCTCTGCGGAGGTGTCGTCGCCCCGCTCGTCATGAACCTCGTCCGCACGCAGCCGCTCTCGACCGCGGAGATCGACGAGCTCTACGCCTTCCTCGGCGAGCAGCGGCGGGAACGGGAGCGAAGCGGCACGAAGCGCAGCGGAAGTTCCAAGTCGAATGGTTCCAAGTCCAAATAG
- a CDS encoding Imm1 family immunity protein, which translates to MTLHTWHTASEAIAAFGEPGASETFCDGQFVVLPSTVLCFVTTGPTLEGAHVSSPTQVTWRPKPGTVRAHRDDYSWLPEPVREIYDRSAPEVRKLRTHHVLVRSRDDERFFYAGEAQLESYGSTRAAGGEWELAARFALRHKLPREVWRKLGGYSGWLVEVNHEARYVETGDLPEFERLVNELSLAEFSHLWMTRYEEDSLTLHTNARRGWLMYLRDPADSGLYARDLESDGATDTQEVFRCVCGIDLEFEAARTLPRELAQRAAIEFFQTGRLPECVPWDPEW; encoded by the coding sequence GTGACGCTTCACACGTGGCACACGGCGTCCGAGGCGATTGCAGCGTTCGGCGAGCCCGGAGCGTCCGAGACCTTCTGCGATGGGCAGTTCGTGGTCCTGCCGTCCACCGTCCTGTGCTTTGTCACGACCGGCCCGACATTGGAAGGGGCGCACGTTTCGTCTCCGACGCAGGTGACGTGGCGGCCGAAGCCCGGCACCGTCCGGGCGCATCGGGACGACTACAGCTGGTTGCCCGAGCCCGTGCGGGAGATCTACGACCGGAGTGCGCCGGAGGTCCGGAAGCTCCGCACGCACCACGTTCTCGTCCGTTCGCGGGACGATGAGCGGTTCTTCTATGCCGGCGAGGCGCAGCTGGAGAGCTACGGTAGCACGCGGGCCGCCGGCGGCGAGTGGGAGCTTGCCGCTCGATTCGCGCTCAGGCACAAGCTCCCCCGGGAAGTGTGGCGGAAGCTGGGGGGCTATTCCGGGTGGCTGGTGGAGGTGAACCATGAGGCCCGCTACGTCGAGACCGGTGACCTGCCGGAGTTTGAGCGGCTGGTGAACGAGTTGTCCCTGGCGGAGTTCTCGCACCTCTGGATGACCCGCTACGAAGAGGACTCGCTCACCCTCCACACCAACGCCCGGCGGGGATGGCTCATGTACCTCCGCGACCCGGCCGACAGTGGCCTCTATGCGCGGGACCTCGAGTCCGACGGAGCGACGGACACCCAGGAGGTGTTCCGGTGCGTTTGCGGGATCGACCTGGAGTTCGAAGCCGCCCGGACACTGCCGCGTGAGCTGGCCCAACGGGCCGCCATCGAGTTCTTCCAGACCGGCCGTTTGCCGGAGTGCGTCCCCTGGGATCCGGAGTGGTAG
- a CDS encoding PadR family transcriptional regulator: MPPRTSNPPFLNGVPELLILRLLSQRPMYGYELVQAIKLATGNHLEFGEGCVYPILHRLEADKLLKAREQAAGARTRIVYETTARGRARLAESISTWERVSEAINRALQGGEGDHGSAALA, encoded by the coding sequence ATGCCACCACGAACCAGCAACCCACCCTTCCTCAACGGCGTCCCCGAGCTGTTGATCCTCCGCCTCCTCTCCCAGCGGCCGATGTACGGCTACGAACTCGTCCAGGCCATCAAACTCGCCACCGGCAACCACCTCGAATTCGGCGAAGGCTGCGTCTACCCCATCCTCCATCGCCTCGAAGCGGACAAGCTTCTCAAAGCCCGCGAACAGGCCGCCGGAGCCCGCACCCGCATCGTCTACGAAACCACGGCCCGCGGCCGCGCCCGACTTGCCGAATCGATCTCCACCTGGGAACGCGTCTCCGAAGCCATCAACCGCGCCCTGCAGGGAGGGGAGGGGGACCATGGATCCGCAGCACTGGCTTGA
- a CDS encoding DUF488 domain-containing protein, whose amino-acid sequence MAKRSPRISITRAYAAAKAAAAGEYRVLVDRLWPRGVSKDSLHLDEWRKEIAPTAELRRWFGHREDRWDEFRIRYAAELAEKKDDLKELRSLPAKHHLVLLYGARDEEHNNAVVLRDVLLRRRIRKST is encoded by the coding sequence ATGGCCAAACGCTCGCCCCGGATCTCCATCACCCGCGCCTACGCCGCGGCCAAGGCGGCGGCCGCCGGCGAATACCGCGTCCTCGTCGACCGACTCTGGCCCCGTGGTGTCTCGAAGGACTCGCTCCACCTCGACGAGTGGCGAAAGGAGATCGCCCCCACCGCGGAACTCCGCCGCTGGTTCGGCCACCGCGAAGACCGCTGGGACGAGTTCCGAATCCGCTATGCCGCCGAGCTCGCGGAGAAGAAGGACGACCTCAAAGAGCTCCGGTCTCTCCCGGCGAAGCACCACCTCGTCCTGCTCTACGGAGCCCGCGACGAAGAGCACAACAACGCCGTTGTTCTTCGCGACGTCCTGCTTCGCCGGCGGATCCGTAAGTCGACGTGA
- a CDS encoding sigma-70 family RNA polymerase sigma factor codes for MAIDREKEARLWGAWPESRAELAALYQPVVLAIARTMERHLARVATTCFDDLVSMGQVGLLIALDRYRSGGPVRFTSYCGQRIRGAMIDEIRRLDHVPRRERELARQTGTVLPGLMIQAEVPEPCVEWTEEEQQTLRHAPDRFLRYLDHTLRPVAQAVVVEGRPMADLAEEMGCEVKEVEALYERMKRRLLDLFRRRRRAVKRAS; via the coding sequence ATGGCGATTGACCGTGAGAAAGAGGCCCGGTTGTGGGGGGCGTGGCCGGAGTCCCGGGCCGAACTGGCGGCGCTTTACCAGCCGGTGGTGCTGGCGATTGCCCGGACGATGGAGCGGCATCTGGCGCGGGTGGCGACGACCTGCTTTGACGACCTGGTGTCGATGGGGCAGGTCGGATTGCTCATTGCGCTGGACCGGTATCGGAGCGGGGGGCCGGTGCGGTTTACTTCGTACTGCGGGCAGCGGATTCGGGGGGCGATGATCGATGAGATCCGGCGTCTGGATCATGTGCCGCGTCGGGAGCGGGAGTTGGCGCGGCAGACGGGGACGGTGTTGCCGGGGCTGATGATCCAGGCGGAGGTGCCGGAGCCGTGCGTGGAGTGGACGGAGGAGGAGCAGCAGACGCTTCGGCATGCCCCGGACCGGTTCCTGCGGTACCTGGATCATACGCTGCGACCGGTGGCGCAGGCGGTGGTGGTGGAGGGCCGGCCGATGGCCGATCTGGCGGAGGAGATGGGGTGTGAGGTGAAGGAAGTAGAGGCGTTGTATGAGCGGATGAAGAGGCGGTTGCTGGACCTGTTTCGCAGACGCCGCAGAGCCGTCAAAAGGGCCAGCTAG
- a CDS encoding carbonic anhydrase family protein — protein sequence MSGTGESGNARGAQYWPQQSPIVLKKDEAIQVNAPDLLSINYRGRCYEGTFTEKDDHRNFVLRTYTAGKEPKGYTAPMLTVAPHAIPGLGGMKARLVKIHVHLGSEHDMEGEQRALEVHLVHEIENPQNGSTLIVLGVVSDLTRKQAEGPAPRSSKKADAATSSELQQLLDAWTAPALETAARGKESYVSLPPAAVIPSLDEWFRYEGSLTTPEYDEVVSWFVLNQPLPLHSRTLRLLKGYACQTERKTRPLHRRYVLRNFPLRPSRSPW from the coding sequence ATGAGTGGTACAGGTGAATCAGGCAATGCGCGCGGTGCTCAGTACTGGCCGCAGCAGTCTCCAATCGTCCTCAAGAAGGACGAGGCGATCCAGGTCAATGCTCCCGATCTGCTCTCCATCAACTACCGGGGGCGCTGTTATGAGGGAACGTTCACGGAGAAAGACGACCACAGAAACTTTGTACTGAGGACGTATACCGCCGGGAAAGAGCCCAAGGGGTACACCGCCCCGATGCTGACCGTTGCGCCGCACGCGATCCCCGGCCTCGGCGGGATGAAGGCCCGGCTCGTGAAGATTCACGTCCATCTTGGATCCGAACACGACATGGAAGGGGAGCAGAGAGCTCTGGAAGTGCACCTGGTCCACGAGATCGAGAACCCGCAGAACGGCTCGACTTTGATCGTCCTGGGCGTCGTCTCCGACCTTACGAGGAAGCAGGCGGAAGGTCCCGCGCCGCGCTCATCGAAGAAGGCCGACGCAGCGACCTCTTCCGAACTGCAGCAACTGCTCGATGCCTGGACCGCGCCCGCTTTGGAGACCGCCGCCCGCGGCAAGGAAAGCTATGTCTCGCTCCCGCCGGCGGCGGTCATCCCCTCCCTGGACGAGTGGTTCCGGTACGAAGGATCGCTGACCACGCCCGAATACGACGAGGTGGTCTCCTGGTTCGTCCTCAACCAGCCGCTCCCCCTCCACTCCCGGACCCTCCGGCTCCTCAAGGGGTACGCCTGCCAGACGGAACGAAAGACGCGCCCGCTGCACCGGCGGTACGTGCTTCGCAACTTCCCACTGCGGCCATCGCGCTCTCCTTGGTAA
- a CDS encoding YncE family protein produces the protein MLHPLLAVALLLIALASPRAASAAPRVITLPVPVTKGWYLTPDSETLILSSPKTGELIYFNVLQGKETRRLAVPFKPAAITGQKDLLFVAVEGGNIVHALRREDGEKVRQYRLPGEPVQALACHPESGPIFASNLKEEIFSLAPDSTQATKTNALGMFLCVDPVTGKHLFAGTNRPSEDVLEFQRSATGQLQVKRLTVAETATVARYAVQGSRLKLVDMNANTAVGFGGYLHLSPDGKKFVMVAGGGWRSPTNRSTRFDMAVFDATSPDTMLGGLEIGGPQTIAFHPVLPIGVAQGANYDYSLFDAESLVVRQQWRLKPPAVNFWHNLAAFGGKGTVFLSQQGESLQFFILDLTPEQKAKLEARYGKLPEYPDALPVEAAQTALAAKGPTPPVTPPTDPGSPEPPATVMRKSGTDRPTATKPIPKPPAGKPLGRQDAPVHVPEGSDLAFYRAVKGLPYLQDRDYRLMAMPKSVKDSAVLVRDSSRAGGWPSKGTVEATRDCTAYLAVMYQINGSSLVKRDLFDVLESEGWKEEKDAITTTSAEKETWGWKLFSKPVQAGPLTLSSRLGLNSPAQAVYFFR, from the coding sequence ATGCTCCATCCGCTCCTGGCCGTGGCACTCCTGCTCATCGCACTCGCCAGCCCCCGCGCCGCCTCCGCCGCCCCACGCGTCATCACGTTGCCCGTCCCCGTCACCAAAGGCTGGTACCTCACCCCCGACTCCGAAACCCTCATCCTCTCCAGCCCCAAAACCGGAGAACTGATCTACTTCAACGTCCTCCAGGGCAAAGAAACCCGCCGCCTCGCCGTCCCCTTCAAGCCCGCCGCCATCACCGGCCAGAAAGACCTCCTCTTCGTCGCCGTCGAAGGAGGCAACATCGTCCACGCCCTCCGCCGCGAAGACGGCGAGAAAGTCCGCCAGTACCGCCTCCCCGGCGAACCGGTCCAGGCCCTCGCCTGCCACCCCGAATCCGGCCCAATCTTCGCCTCGAACCTGAAGGAAGAAATCTTCTCCCTCGCCCCCGACTCCACGCAGGCCACCAAGACCAACGCCCTCGGCATGTTCCTCTGCGTCGACCCCGTCACGGGCAAGCACCTCTTCGCCGGTACCAACCGGCCATCAGAAGACGTCCTCGAGTTCCAGCGCTCCGCCACCGGCCAGCTCCAGGTCAAACGCCTCACCGTCGCCGAAACCGCCACCGTCGCCCGCTACGCCGTCCAGGGCTCGCGGCTCAAGCTCGTCGACATGAACGCCAACACGGCGGTCGGCTTCGGCGGCTACCTGCACCTCAGCCCCGATGGCAAGAAGTTCGTCATGGTCGCCGGCGGGGGCTGGCGTTCGCCGACAAACCGGTCGACCCGCTTCGACATGGCGGTCTTCGACGCGACCTCGCCGGACACCATGCTCGGCGGTCTCGAAATCGGCGGCCCGCAGACGATCGCCTTCCACCCGGTCCTGCCGATCGGCGTCGCCCAGGGGGCCAACTACGACTACTCGCTCTTCGACGCGGAGAGCCTCGTGGTCCGGCAGCAGTGGCGGCTCAAGCCCCCGGCGGTGAACTTCTGGCACAACCTCGCCGCGTTCGGCGGCAAAGGGACAGTCTTCCTCTCCCAGCAGGGAGAGTCGCTCCAGTTCTTCATCCTCGACCTCACGCCCGAGCAGAAGGCCAAGCTCGAAGCCCGTTACGGCAAGCTCCCCGAATATCCCGACGCCCTACCCGTCGAAGCCGCCCAGACCGCCCTCGCCGCCAAAGGCCCGACGCCCCCCGTCACCCCGCCGACCGACCCCGGTTCTCCCGAGCCGCCGGCCACGGTGATGAGGAAGTCCGGCACCGACCGGCCGACGGCGACGAAGCCCATCCCCAAGCCGCCGGCGGGGAAGCCGCTGGGCCGCCAGGACGCGCCGGTCCACGTTCCGGAGGGCTCGGATCTGGCGTTCTACCGGGCGGTGAAAGGCCTGCCGTACCTGCAGGACCGGGACTACCGGCTGATGGCGATGCCGAAGTCCGTGAAGGACAGCGCGGTGCTGGTCCGGGATTCGTCGCGGGCGGGGGGCTGGCCGTCGAAGGGAACGGTCGAGGCGACGCGGGACTGCACGGCTTACCTGGCGGTGATGTACCAGATCAACGGTTCCAGCCTGGTGAAGCGGGACTTGTTCGACGTGCTGGAGAGCGAGGGCTGGAAGGAAGAGAAGGACGCCATCACGACGACCTCGGCGGAGAAGGAAACGTGGGGCTGGAAGTTGTTTTCGAAGCCGGTCCAGGCAGGCCCGCTGACGTTGTCCTCAAGGCTCGGCCTGAACTCGCCGGCGCAGGCGGTCTACTTCTTCCGCTAA
- a CDS encoding trypsin-like peptidase domain-containing protein, whose amino-acid sequence MLWSADDPDGSYVIGGITGGDAAVVVEPEVAPVRREEGPVVVELPPVIAFDPAPYAYAVRARGHRLVDGRYVAAEPPPSCTAISVGDGRFLTAGHLIENLHGGIEIDIQVDGRWQNNVPFQKAADRDALTIVTGLDVPSVEVRAPEYRESVVAYGLTSCEPLNGLYCGILATGRPESFVSLDPEERGVDAGDSGGGVFGQDGKLIGLIQGYGAERKNVATVLVANLPQASAFAPARSSVSRPAAWRASGSEAIAPAGCRNGQCWRRPAFGGSGAIFGGTGGRR is encoded by the coding sequence GTGCTGTGGTCCGCTGACGATCCGGATGGGAGCTATGTGATCGGCGGCATCACCGGTGGCGATGCGGCGGTTGTCGTGGAGCCGGAGGTCGCGCCGGTTCGGCGCGAGGAGGGGCCGGTTGTCGTTGAACTTCCGCCGGTGATTGCCTTTGATCCCGCGCCCTATGCCTATGCCGTTCGCGCTCGGGGGCATCGACTGGTCGATGGGCGGTATGTCGCGGCGGAGCCTCCGCCGTCGTGCACCGCGATCAGCGTCGGTGACGGACGGTTCCTGACGGCGGGGCATCTCATCGAAAACCTGCACGGCGGGATTGAGATCGACATCCAGGTCGACGGGCGGTGGCAGAACAACGTGCCGTTTCAGAAGGCGGCCGATCGGGACGCGCTGACGATTGTGACCGGACTCGACGTGCCGAGCGTGGAGGTCCGGGCTCCGGAGTATCGCGAGAGCGTGGTCGCGTATGGGCTGACGTCGTGCGAGCCGCTGAACGGGCTGTACTGTGGGATCCTGGCGACCGGGCGGCCGGAGAGTTTTGTGTCGCTCGATCCGGAGGAACGGGGCGTCGACGCGGGTGACTCGGGGGGCGGGGTGTTTGGTCAGGACGGGAAGCTGATCGGGCTGATTCAAGGGTACGGCGCCGAGCGGAAGAATGTCGCGACGGTCCTGGTGGCGAATTTGCCGCAGGCCTCGGCATTCGCACCGGCTCGGTCGTCCGTCTCCCGACCGGCCGCTTGGAGAGCGTCCGGCTCCGAAGCGATCGCGCCGGCGGGCTGTCGGAATGGGCAGTGCTGGCGGCGGCCGGCGTTCGGGGGGAGCGGGGCGATCTTCGGTGGGACGGGCGGGCGGCGCTAG
- a CDS encoding DUF6428 family protein: protein MNIQQFHLVLRRGGDRQIQFQLPGGTLIPAHFHVTEVGRIDKHFIDCGGTRRHAASCLLQTWVADDTHHRLTAAKLSDILHLAEPVLDSPDLPVEIEYGTDVAAQYAVDDFDLSDEAFTFTLVGKKTDCLAPDKCGITGCGPTSDNPTGCC, encoded by the coding sequence GTGAACATCCAGCAGTTCCACCTCGTCCTCCGCCGCGGCGGCGATCGACAAATCCAGTTCCAGCTTCCCGGCGGCACGCTCATCCCCGCCCACTTCCACGTCACCGAAGTCGGCCGCATCGACAAGCACTTCATCGACTGCGGAGGCACCCGCCGTCACGCCGCCTCCTGCCTCCTCCAGACCTGGGTCGCCGACGACACCCACCACCGCCTCACCGCCGCCAAACTCTCGGACATCCTGCACCTCGCCGAACCAGTCCTCGACTCCCCCGACCTCCCCGTCGAAATCGAATACGGCACCGACGTCGCCGCCCAATACGCGGTCGACGACTTCGACCTCTCGGACGAAGCCTTCACGTTCACCCTCGTCGGTAAAAAGACCGACTGCCTCGCCCCGGATAAGTGCGGCATCACGGGTTGCGGCCCCACCAGCGACAACCCCACCGGCTGCTGCTGA
- a CDS encoding methyltransferase domain-containing protein: MSDSTAAHHESNRHFYDRIANAYDLIADSNERAARQTGVRALALKPGESVLELGFGTGNEVLDLAALVGAEGKVAGIDISSGMLAVSQRKLAEAVPAPQAPIDLRLGDARSLPFADNTFDAAYTSFTLELFPEGDIPLVLAEARRVLKPGGRIGIVSMATVRPGNRVSGLEKTYIWMHRHFPHLVDCRPIDTEALVSAAGFEVASCEDLEIWTMPVRVVIGRK; this comes from the coding sequence GTGTCCGACTCCACCGCCGCTCACCACGAATCGAACCGCCATTTCTACGACCGGATCGCCAACGCTTACGACCTGATCGCCGACTCCAACGAACGCGCCGCGCGTCAGACCGGCGTCCGAGCCCTCGCCCTCAAGCCCGGTGAGTCCGTCCTGGAACTCGGCTTCGGCACCGGGAACGAGGTCCTCGACTTGGCGGCGCTGGTCGGCGCGGAAGGGAAGGTGGCCGGAATCGACATCTCTTCCGGGATGCTGGCGGTCTCGCAGCGAAAGCTCGCCGAAGCGGTCCCGGCTCCCCAGGCCCCCATTGACCTGCGTCTTGGAGACGCCCGGTCGCTGCCGTTTGCAGACAACACGTTCGATGCGGCTTACACCAGCTTCACGCTGGAGCTGTTTCCGGAGGGGGACATCCCGCTGGTGCTGGCGGAGGCGAGGCGGGTTCTCAAGCCGGGTGGGCGGATCGGGATTGTCTCAATGGCGACGGTCCGGCCGGGGAACCGGGTGAGCGGACTGGAGAAGACGTACATCTGGATGCACCGGCACTTCCCGCATCTGGTCGACTGCCGTCCGATCGACACGGAGGCACTGGTCTCGGCGGCGGGGTTCGAGGTCGCGTCGTGCGAGGACCTGGAGATCTGGACGATGCCGGTGCGGGTGGTAATCGGCCGGAAGTAG
- a CDS encoding sigma-70 family RNA polymerase sigma factor, translating to MTDSTDRLYERVLVLRCQTGDETAFAELVERYQPRLRYYLRKMLRAPHQGETADSAVEDTLQEVWLDVFRAIPRLADAGASRAWLYRIARDRAFRTFRHRPPPHQPLDEAALPDTAADGPRFTEEDAQRIHAALDELAAEHREVMVLRYIEEMSYDEIAGVVGCPVGTVRSRLHYARQVLGRRLERRNVHD from the coding sequence ATGACCGACTCGACCGACAGGCTCTACGAGCGCGTTCTCGTGCTCCGCTGCCAGACCGGTGACGAAACGGCCTTCGCGGAACTCGTCGAACGCTACCAGCCCCGACTTCGCTACTACCTCCGCAAAATGCTCCGCGCCCCACACCAAGGCGAGACCGCCGACTCCGCCGTCGAAGACACCCTCCAGGAGGTCTGGCTCGATGTCTTCCGGGCCATCCCCCGCCTGGCCGACGCCGGCGCGTCCCGGGCGTGGCTCTACCGGATTGCGCGGGACCGGGCGTTCCGTACCTTCCGCCACCGGCCCCCGCCGCATCAGCCTCTCGATGAAGCGGCGCTGCCGGACACCGCCGCGGACGGACCTCGCTTCACTGAGGAGGACGCTCAGCGGATCCACGCCGCGCTCGACGAGCTGGCGGCGGAGCACCGGGAAGTGATGGTCCTGCGGTATATCGAAGAGATGAGCTACGACGAGATCGCCGGGGTCGTGGGATGCCCGGTCGGGACGGTCCGCTCCCGTCTGCACTACGCCCGGCAGGTCCTTGGCCGCCGGCTGGAAAGGAGGAACGTTCATGACTGA